One Tachysurus vachellii isolate PV-2020 chromosome 5, HZAU_Pvac_v1, whole genome shotgun sequence genomic window, ACACAAATCATCTTACACTCCAAAAATCATCTGGAAATCTAGTTACGCTCTTAATTCCTTCTGTTTGAAATTGTGCAAACAATTTCAACACAtttctagttaaaaaaaaaaggtgcagtCATTGATTAGTTTTAGTTTCTAACTAATAAAAAGAGTTTATTAAGCGCCTGAGAAAAGCGAGTGATGTTTGGGTTTGGATGTGATACctgttaaaattttaaaaaactttaaaattttaaaattttgaaatCCTGTGAAAATCCTGGGGGCGGAGCTTAAGGAGCATGGGTAAGAAGAAGttaccaaaaaaataataaataaatgaataaaatgtcaatCCTACATaaagttagaaaaaaaacacacaattgcaTCTTCAAGTtcaaaattattttctaatgaTTTAGAAAAGAAATTGGTTACTGTCAATTTTATAAATTCAAATTCTCAtcagtggttaaaaaaaattaaaaaaaacaacaaaaaacagttttaatgtttatgtttttccaaatagtatatatatatatatatattattattattatttataatttttttttttatatataaagattttgcTGGAACATATAAAACAGAAGAaacttttgattaaaaaaaatcctaggaTCCTACATAACTAGTCATCAGTTGATGATATGATATGAACATGTGTACGTAAAGTTTCCATTTTTATCACTGTGACTTGTTCATTTGCGCAAATAAACAGAACTTTTTCTTTCGAAATTGCTAAgtaagctctttttttttatctgtgacacattgtttatttgtaaataaggtaaatttgttttttttttcttttttcctgttggCATTAATTGAAAAAGAatgcaaataaaagaaatatactgcaaataaaatgcaataatcCGATACAATGCAGATAAAAGaaatttatttaatctattaaTTGTAGATTTGGGTTGAGTTGAGAGTTGTGGGtatccaataaaaaaaagttttgttcttaattatttacattattgaaATAGAAAAGCATTTGCTCTTGTTTTTCGGTAATTAAAATAACATGTTCTTCATTTACCCTCATCCTCAGCGGATGCGTCTCCGTTGTCAGCGTGCTTGTCGTCGTCGTCGTCCTCATCTTCTTTCCGCTCGGCGCGCGCTCCTTCCTCCTCGTCCTCGTCTTCGCTCTTGGCCCGCGCGCCCCACGTCACTTTGTTCTCCTTCTTGAGTCTCCGTCTGGCGTTGGCGAACCACGTGGACACCTGCGTGAGCGTCATCTTGGTGATGATGGCCAGCATGATCTTCTCACCTTTGGTGGGATACGGGTTCTTCCGGTGCTCGTTCAGCCAGGCCTTCAGGGTGCTCGTGGCATCGCGCGTTGCGTTCTTCCGGTACGCGGGGTCGTTGAGCTGATACGGGGGCGGCGGGAAACCCGCACTGCCGTATGGCGGGAAACCGAGCGGAGCGGCCATGGCCGAAGGAGGGGGGTCGTACGGAGaggcctgacacacacacatacacacacacacacacacacacacagagaaagtcCTTAAGCAAAttccatttataataataataataataataataataataacaataataataataataataataataatgagaagaagaatcgtgaatctatttatttacttatatttaaaaatcgaataagatagatagatagatagatagatagatagatagatagatagaaatttcaaagcttgtattattattattattattattatcattattgttgttattttatgtcGGTAAATATAGGTCCATAAAGAGATCAATAGGTAATtaattgttttctaaaataaagccctgttaaaattgtttgttattgttcttttgtgtcttttctgttgtgtttaataGATGAATCTGGATCAATTgagataaaatatttatcaaatattaatcaaatattgtacctaataataataataataataataataataataataataataaaaatataggaGGTTTTAAGGATTGTCGGATTTATAAAGTGATAATCAGTTCTGAATCGGTTCTGAATCAGTTCAGTAATGATCACATTAAAGTGAACATCATTCTACTTCCGTTTCCCATAATCACCTCTCCACGTcccgagcgtgtgtgtgttttcgggTGAAAGTGCTTGTTTtcgagtgaagtgtgtgtgtgtgtgtgtgtgtgtgtgtgtgtgtgtttggcccCGTCGCTGAACCGCAGCATTACATTAAATCCTATTAAGCATTACGGAGCCGTTTTTTAATCCGTGTCATTTGCGTCCTAATTCAGCTTTTATTCCTCCTTTCAGAAGCGCAAATTTAACTCCACTTTATTTCCAGCTTTTTAAACCTCACAGCGTCTTTTCCATTCTTTTCCTTgtcttttctcttattttctttttctttcacattttaacCTGTTCAGGATCAAGAGCGTTTTCCACTTGTAAAAGATTTATTTCTGATTTCGTCACTAGAAATAAATGTTTCGGATTTTAATCAcgtttttagatgtttttgttagacatttttaaagtttaagaCAACCACGATTCAGAttacatttttctctctgtgtctttttatttgtgtatttattattattttttaacagtaaGTAAAAATTCCTCAATGTCGTTTCCcgttaataattataaaatggattatacattatatataaagaatataataaataaccaCCAACAGTCTCTTCTGTACCCCATGTTTACTTCTACATTTCTATTCAGTTTCATTCCCAGAAAAATCGTCTTTTAGgtattaaacaaaattataaatcCACTTGTTCATGCAAATCCACTTTATTCTAATTGTTTAAGActtttgtttagtgttttatttgattgaatataaaatgagatcatTGCTCAGCAGAGCATGAGGGTTTACAGTGTAACTCGTCTCCACTGAACTATAGTACTATAGTTTACATTGATTGactaaaggaagaaaaaattttatttaaaacgatttcaatgtttttttttttatttgaacgcgttcgatttatttcatttgaattgtTAATTATTTCTTATATTAAATGTTGACAAATTAACACCCCTTcgtgttttttaattttaattttaattaataaaatcaatttattttttaccttttcGTTcggaacaaaaaaaacaaacaaataaaacattacacacGTGGATGCGCGAGTGTTAATTGTGTTAACTCTTAAGTTCTCTTTGTGAGTTTTTTCCTATACAAGTTTAAATCCTGttgagaataaataaaacaggacaaTAAATAATGCACCAGAGTCTTATTCAGCGTAGCAAAATCCTCTAAAATCACACCaagaagtgaaaaataaagagCTCGCGAGCAGAAAAAGGCGTCATCAAATCTCAGCTAAATGTTGAACAATAAATCAGGCAGCATGAAATTCTCACATTCACATGAAAGAAAATCGCTTAAAGcctgtgtgtttgagatcatcatcatcatttgtaATATAATGAATAACAATAATCCTGACATTTTCTGTGCATCTCTATCAGGGGAAAGGAGCTCGCGCAGGTTGAGATCAAACTGTCAACTGTTAGACGAACAAAAAATGATTCCGTTTAACGTGTGAGGAAATGAGCTGTAAAACAAAAACGAtcataaaacactaaaacaaaaaaacgatacgctataaatgtattaaattcactaattataatgtaataaagaaataaaataaaatgtgtatgtaataataataataataataataataataataataataataataataaaatgtcacgTGACGCGACTATCATATTATTAAGACATAAACTATCGTTTCATATCATCCATTTCAGGAAGGAAGCCAAACCTGCTCGCGATAAAGTCTAATAAAAAGATGATGTCACGATGAAGTATGCATAAaaatgcaacaacaaaaaaaatccatatgtATGTAGATATATAGATGTGTAGAGATAGATATGGATCTGTGTGTGATACACGGGAGCGTCATATGTGGGACATCAATAATAATTCTGATGGCTGGAACTAATAAGAACATCAATGAACcttaatttaaatcatttaaataagaaaaggtCCCTAGAGAGAACccgcatttgtgtgtgtgtgtgtgtgtgtctatgtgtatgtttgtgtgtgtgcgcgcgcgcgcgcatgtGTGAGTCAGTCTGTAAATACGACATAAATGCATTATAGCCTGTTTATTCACACTACgctcttatttaaaaatatgaattccAGTTACAGTTCAGAGATAAACTGTAAATGTGGCTTCTGTAAAATTTGCCTGCACGTGCAGCACACTgtaaggaaaacaaaacaaactaacaaacaaacatgatgtTGACATAATGATTAAAGACATTAGGTTGAGCAATCAGATTTCTCAAGGCGCACGAGCTACaggtaaataaaataagcatttcCGCATGTAGGGTGAGGAGCGAATGTAGATAGTGGAAGTGTTTACCATGTACGAGGGGAAGCCGGTGGCCGGGTCGGTGTGGTAGCTTAGTGCGCTCGCGAAGCCGCCCGTGGCGGAGGCGGTGAAGGCGGCGGAAGCGGGATACGGAGTGAACGCGGAACCCGTGGacgaggaagatgaggaggaggaagacgaCGACGATGAAGACGAGCAGCGCGCGGCCAGCTCGAGCTCTTCAGTCCTGAGCGGGTAGAGAGCCAGAGATCCCGGACCGGGCTGGTACAGGTAACCCTGAGGATACGACATCGCGgcggaaaacaaaaacaactccaaaaatataaatatttaaaaaaaaaaaaaaaaacacatacaccgCGCACGAGACGCGGCGCTAATGCATGAGTGTGAAGTGTCCGAAAAACACACTGTGCTTAATGcatgggaaaaaataaataagaaaaaaggaccaagggaagaaaaaaaatagtcgCGCGACAGTTTCTTGTTTCCTCTTCTAATGCATGAAGAAGTCAGATGTTgcttttcttcaaaaaaaaaaaaaaaaagttacacaaTAATTCACGTCTTCTGGTAGTGGATGTAATGTTAAAAAGGGGAGATcttccgaaaattttcaaaaataaaaacagaagagaaaatggaCAAGTGATGTCTAATGTATCTAAGAGATCCGGCGTGTTTTcttccagaaaacaaaacaaaacaaacaaaaaaaatgacaaaaaaaaaacacaaagaggaCAAAAAAGGGGACTTATTCTTTACAGATGCATCCAGTcttttgtccaaaaaaaaaagacacaaaatgaGCACGAGCCCGAAAACTGAAAACTAGTCGCGCgatttcttcttgttcttcttcttcttccaaaatgattttctttccccttcgaaatgaaaaagaaaacaagaagtgCAGGAATAGAAATACCTGGCGCGTGCCTCGCGACTTCTTCAGCTAAGATGGTGACTAATTAAAGTGGATAAAATGTCgcataaatagaaataaaatgcgAACACacgcagaaagagagagcgagcttCAGCGCCGCGTGCGTGCGCGAGAACTGCATGGGTGTATGCGCATgtacgtgcgtgcgtgtgtgtatgtgtgcgtgcgtgtgtgtatgtgtgtgtgtgtgtgtgtgtgtgtgtgtgtgtgtagagggctGTGAGgagtgcagcagcagcagcagagttTCTCCGCGCATTTGGAGGCTGTCACTCAGTGCGCACAGATCTGAATATCCCATCTCCGCCCCTCGCtctgggaaacacacacacacacacacacacacacacacacacagcgtgacGCTCGCTCGCGCGCgggtggtttttttttactctgcgTGCACGCgcgataaaaaaaagtattttaatagAAACACTGCATTAATTAACTGCGCagttcccacaatgcaccgcgACCCTGAACTCCGGTAGATGTATGAATTGGGGAAAAACagtaatgtgttaataataataaagtgtcactgtCAGTTgtcacaaatgaacaaataatttctgacacacacagttagtATGTTTACTGCATGATTATCGGATCCCAACACAAACTGTGAACTCTaaatagtatgtgtgtgtctgtgtgtgtgagtgtgtgtatatacatttcacactaacacacattcttatacacgaacacacacttacacattcttatacacacacacacacacacacacacacacacacacaaacacacaaatttctaatgttaaataaatacagcagtgtttatttaacacGAACAGTCTGGGttagtgaaaataattctacTGTCACAATTTTATTTCGTTTCTCCCCTTATGTATTTTTAGTCATTAAAACagccctagtgtgtgtgtgtgtgtgtgtgtgtgtgtgtgtgtggttattggAGCTAACGCGTCTCTTTTAGCACTAATAAGATTAGGATGAGGCCACAACAGCAACCCAGCCAGTTCCACTCAGCTGaataaggctgtgtgtgtgtgtgtgtgtgtgtgtgtgtgtgtgtgtctctgcaggaGCAGTGCACGGGTCAGCCAGTGGGAGGTGTGAATCGCCCTCTcaatgtcatgtgtgtgtgtaggggatcAGTGGAGGGGAGTGTTAATGTTTCCCAGTCCTGCTCCTTTAGCTCTTGTattattgtgtgtctgtgtgtgtctcatacTGAACACTGTAACATttaacacactccacacacactaacacacaaaccaaTGCACCATTCATGGGGATAAAACGTGCTAGTGTTTGAGAATGTGTTATTGTGCGATCAACTGTACATGGATGTGAAACTGAGAGAGtggactaacacacacacacacacacacactcactgtttaAAAAATGCGTAATAAGATGTAAAGTGTGTTTAAGTCAATAGTAATTATTTCAAGGTTGTTCAAAACCAAAACATATGAATATTAATCACAGTCATAACATcggaatgtttttttaattatttctctaAATCTTACACCGTTTACACTAAAAAGATTTGCACTAAAATGCCCAGATGTTATAGAATTAAAcggatgaataataaaaaaagggaaaaaaacacaggtgGATTTACACCTAATGCTGAGGTAGTATATATGAATATGCTAATGATCTATGAATATTCATAACGAATTTAAAATGAAGTGTCCCGTGTGGGACGAAATTTAGAGTGAAATCTAAGATATCAGGATGAGAAGCAATTCGATTTAGTCCTTTATCACGGCTCGTGTTAATACGGCTCACACGTTATCGCTCACGTCAACAGCGTGTTTAAATCTGTTATTTAAATTCaatctaaatatttaaatgagtatttaaatgatttcctGGTTGATTCTTTAACAAGAAACACGTCTGTAGGAACAAGCAGAATCATATTTCTATCAATCTTATTATTCTTCTTGTTGAGGAACTgaaatgtatttctgtgtgtgtgtgtgtgtgtgtgtgtgtgtgtgtgtgtgtgtgtgtgtgtgtgtgtgtgtgagatgattcAGTCTCCGCGGGGAGAAATTTGTAAAGTGGATTGATTTGTCAGTGGCTTATTTACCGAAAAGAACAGAAGTGTGTGAATTAAACAGCAGGGGGCAGTAGGAGCCAAGAGGGGGGgcagatttcacacacacacacacacacacacacacacacacacacacacacacacacacacacacacacacacacacattaaaaatgacagcttcaaataaataaataaatgaataaattgaatgatatctttctttttaataatgttaaaactCTTAAAAATGCCAGAGAGAACCCCACAATACAGAGTTCATATTACATGATTCCCAGCAGAACCTTTCATTATTATGCCAGTGAAGAACCCTTTATCTCTGAGAGTCTGAAATGTTCTCTGtatcaaaggaaaaaaaaaaccccaaatgaTTCCAGGGCTCTTGGAAGTGATCACTACAGTACAGTGTTACTCTAACCCTTTAAGAACCCTTAAATATCCACAAAGAACCGTTTTTGTCTTTTAGCCGATCAGGAGTGCACTAAGTGCCAAGGGTTTGACTCCTGAAAGGTTCTTGATATGCAGAAGGAAGTAATGAGTCATcatttcagcacacacacacacacacacacacacacacacacacacacacacacacacacactttataggTTTTTTTAGACCCCTTGCAGAACCGTACTTCAGGAGACTCTTTCTCTATCTGGTGGGTAAAGAACCCTGTTACgaagctttaataaaaaatgcttgaaGAACGCTTGACCCATAGTGGTTCTTCCGCTCTCCTATAAAACCTTAATGACACTATACACACCCCTAAACTGTGGATGTAGTGATTAAGTGTCAGGTCCAAACAGCTGATTATATCAGAAATAAGACACGTTCTTGAAGAGGTTCACGGAATAATTAATGGTTCTTCAGCTCCTGATACACTTCCAACAGGAATCTGTTGGGTTCTGAATTTGTTCTGTATGTAAATGTggaactacatttttttttttactttattcttaacATAAATCTAATCATTTTATAGACATTACAATCTACATTCATGACTAAAATGAAAGACGTTTACTgtttatataacacacacacacacacacacttcatgtcGCATCTTCATTactaaaagtaaatatttacaaatatctgAACATAATTAACATAATTGTATGTATAaggattttacattttagttgtTTGCAGTAAATTTTGATATGAATTGATTTGTATGCAGATCATTTTGattgtgtaaataaatttctgtctgtctgattatatattgtataaacatatttatttaaaattattaaaagtacttagttctttttattttatatatatatatatatatatatatatatatatatatatatatatatatataatatatatgaacttgaaatgaaaatgaacttttcattttaaatattatgtatatatatatatatatatatatatatatatatatatatatatatatatatatacacacaacacatttaaaatgaaaagttcTTAATTTTATGCatgtgagctgttactatagtgACAGTAACGATATTAGAACTatggcattaatataaactcGAGTGTGTGTTAATCAGCTCCAAACTTAACTCAAAACATCTTTCTGTTTTGCTCGCTAAACATCGGCCCAACGGAACCCTGAACGCAGGTGCAGGGCttta contains:
- the irx2a gene encoding iroquois-class homeodomain protein IRX-2a isoform X1, which gives rise to MSYPQGYLYQPGPGSLALYPLRTEELELAARCSSSSSSSSSSSSSSSTGSAFTPYPASAAFTASATGGFASALSYHTDPATGFPSYMASPYDPPPSAMAAPLGFPPYGSAGFPPPPYQLNDPAYRKNATRDATSTLKAWLNEHRKNPYPTKGEKIMLAIITKMTLTQVSTWFANARRRLKKENKVTWGARAKSEDEDEEEGARAERKEDEDDDDDKHADNGDASAEDEGISLHVDSLTDHSVESDGEKVLCRIDDFSCKPAPETKEKRSEMDLTSVHGGHGGLSPKSVTSPPLTGVEAPLLDTHRDKNKTCADIQSQNTKPKLWSLAEIATSDPKQPLQSQNCASVGGIWTSSQSAAAPSASILARPIYYTSPFYGNYGNYGNFGQGILRYGSIHKHTPETAMLKANHTNHVQTEQHFRALTMEAKKADSSDVCTLTPQSYLSS
- the irx2a gene encoding iroquois-class homeodomain protein IRX-2a isoform X2, yielding MSYPQGYLYQPGPGSLALYPLRTEELELAARCSSSSSSSSSSSSSSSTGSAFTPYPASAAFTASATGGFASALSYHTDPATGFPSYMASPYDPPPSAMAAPLGFPPYGSAGFPPPPYQLNDPAYRKNATRDATSTLKAWLNEHRKNPYPTKGEKIMLAIITKMTLTQVSTWFANARRRLKKENKVTWGARAKSEDEDEEEGARAERKEDEDDDDDKHADNGDASAEDEGISLHVDSLTDHSVESDGEKVLCRIDDFSCKPAPETKEKRSEMDLTSVHGGHGGLSPKSVTSPPLTGVEAPLLDTHRDKNKTCADIQSQNTKPKLWSLAEIATSDPKQPLQSQNCASVGGIWTSSQSAAAPSASILARPIYYTSPFYGNYGNYGNFGQGILRYGSIHKHTPETAMLKANHTNHVQTEQHFRALTMEAKKDSSDVCTLTPQSYLSS